One part of the Nocardioides zeae genome encodes these proteins:
- a CDS encoding IS30 family transposase, with the protein MRLRKGRHGGVVGAHPPPLDGDWVDEHGRLSQAGRALIQIRRSEGRCPARIAAELGVHRSTVGRELARNTRLGRYHAAAAQVMTEQRRPRPRPSKLAVRADTGVDAGVDAGVDGGAGEVLRAAVLVRLNNRFSPVQVSQDLRRCYPGRDDMQVSHETIYQALYVQGKGSLREELKVEKALRSGRTSRRPRSALPPRSNRSWIGAEAHISHRPPEAADRAVPGHWEGDLVIGAGGRSALITLVERSTRYALIRRLPLTHDATTVAAALVTMMTNLPESLRRSLTWDQGSEMAAHTTFTLATGCPVYFADPHSPWQRGTNENTNGLVRDIHPKGTDFNHVSDADITETERLLNIRPRQTLNWDTPADRLQQLLNVAPTT; encoded by the coding sequence ATGCGACTGCGCAAGGGCCGCCACGGCGGTGTTGTCGGTGCCCATCCACCCCCGCTGGACGGTGACTGGGTCGATGAGCACGGCCGGTTGAGCCAGGCCGGGCGGGCCTTGATCCAGATCCGTCGCAGCGAGGGACGGTGTCCAGCACGGATCGCTGCCGAGCTCGGGGTGCACCGCAGCACGGTGGGACGCGAACTGGCCCGCAACACCCGCCTGGGTCGCTACCACGCTGCTGCAGCGCAGGTGATGACCGAGCAGCGCCGGCCCCGGCCCCGCCCGTCCAAGCTCGCAGTTCGTGCAGACACCGGCGTGGATGCGGGTGTGGATGCGGGTGTGGATGGGGGTGCCGGTGAGGTGCTGCGCGCAGCGGTGCTGGTCCGGTTGAACAACCGGTTCTCACCCGTGCAGGTCAGCCAGGATCTGCGGCGGTGCTATCCGGGGCGCGACGATATGCAGGTGAGCCACGAGACGATCTACCAAGCGCTCTACGTGCAGGGCAAGGGATCGCTGCGTGAGGAGCTGAAGGTCGAGAAAGCGTTGCGCAGCGGCCGCACCAGCCGTCGGCCCCGCTCGGCGCTGCCCCCACGGTCCAACCGGTCCTGGATCGGTGCCGAGGCCCACATCAGCCACCGCCCACCCGAAGCCGCCGACCGCGCCGTACCCGGGCACTGGGAGGGCGACCTCGTCATCGGCGCCGGCGGGCGTTCGGCGTTGATCACCCTGGTCGAACGCTCGACCCGCTACGCCCTGATCCGACGGCTGCCGCTGACCCACGACGCCACCACCGTCGCAGCTGCCCTGGTCACGATGATGACCAACCTGCCCGAGTCGTTGCGCCGCTCGCTGACCTGGGACCAGGGCAGCGAGATGGCCGCGCACACCACCTTCACCCTGGCCACCGGATGCCCCGTCTACTTCGCCGACCCCCACAGCCCCTGGCAACGCGGCACCAACGAGAACACCAACGGACTCGTGCGCGACATCCACCCCAAGGGCACCGACTTCAACCACGTCAGCGACGCCGACATCACCGAGACCGAACGCCTCCTCAACATCCGCCCCCGCCAAACCCTCAACTGGGACACCCCCGCCGATAGGCTCCAACAACTACTCAACGTTGCACCGACCACCTGA
- a CDS encoding alpha/beta fold hydrolase encodes MGTISSAPPEVRYVEVHGHRRAYVVAGEGPVLLLLHGLGCDHTTWAPVVQALARTHTVIAPDLLGHGASAKPRADYSVGGYANGMRDLLTVLGVDKVTVVGHSFGGGVAMQFAYQFPERTERLVLVASGGLGPEVTPFIRAITTPGFHQAVGALMLPGVRHAVVGSLRALGQVPTSHTRDLAEIAEILETFRDPRARAAVRHVVRHVVDWHGQVVTMADRAYLTEAMPMLVVWGTEDRVIPASHAANAAVLAPRARIELVPDAGHFPHKNHPERFVAILEDFVATTRPATYSRARWRRYLTQGPAASVAQAEAGSRPVRPTPLPRGPRAVTSGRGA; translated from the coding sequence GTGGGCACGATCTCGTCCGCTCCCCCCGAGGTCCGGTACGTCGAGGTGCACGGCCACCGACGGGCCTACGTCGTCGCCGGCGAGGGCCCCGTGCTGCTCCTCCTCCACGGTCTCGGCTGCGACCACACCACGTGGGCCCCGGTGGTGCAGGCCCTCGCCCGGACCCACACGGTCATCGCTCCGGACCTGCTGGGGCACGGTGCCTCGGCCAAGCCGCGCGCCGACTACAGCGTGGGCGGCTACGCCAACGGCATGCGGGACCTGCTGACGGTGCTCGGGGTGGACAAGGTGACCGTGGTCGGCCACAGCTTCGGCGGTGGCGTCGCGATGCAGTTCGCCTACCAGTTCCCCGAGCGCACCGAGCGGCTCGTGCTCGTCGCCAGCGGCGGGCTCGGTCCCGAGGTGACGCCGTTCATCCGGGCCATCACGACGCCCGGGTTCCACCAGGCGGTCGGTGCGCTCATGCTGCCCGGCGTGCGGCACGCCGTGGTCGGGTCCCTCCGCGCGCTCGGGCAGGTGCCGACGAGCCACACGCGCGACCTGGCGGAGATCGCGGAGATCCTCGAGACGTTCCGCGACCCGCGGGCGCGGGCGGCGGTCCGCCACGTGGTGCGCCACGTGGTCGACTGGCACGGCCAGGTCGTGACCATGGCGGACCGCGCCTACCTGACCGAGGCCATGCCGATGCTCGTGGTCTGGGGCACCGAGGACCGCGTGATCCCCGCCTCCCACGCCGCCAACGCGGCCGTGCTCGCCCCGCGGGCCCGCATCGAGCTCGTGCCCGACGCCGGTCACTTCCCCCACAAGAACCACCCCGAGCGGTTCGTCGCGATCCTCGAGGACTTCGTCGCGACGACCCGACCCGCGACGTACAGCCGCGCCCGCTGGCGCCGCTACCTGACCCAGGGGCCGGCCGCGTCGGTGGCGCAGGCCGAGGCCGGCAGCCGTCCCGTGCGGCCGACGCCGCTGCCCCGCGGTCCCCGGGCCGTCACGTCGGGCCGGGGCGCCTGA